From the Sinorhizobium garamanticum genome, one window contains:
- a CDS encoding slipin family protein: MDIVGSLAPFIAALVVLLIVIAYAIRILREYERGVVFTLGRFTGVKGPGLILLVPMVQQMVRVDLRTRVLDVPSQDVISHDNVSVRVSAVIYFRVIDAEKSTIQVEDFMAATSQLAQTTLRSVLGKHDLDEMLAERDRLNEDIQKILDVQTDAWGIKVATVEIKHVDINESMIRAIARQAEAERERRAKVINAEGEQQAAAKLLEAAEILARQPQAMQLRYLSTLNVIAAEKSSTIVFPFPMDLANILATKAGGSSQ, from the coding sequence ATGGACATAGTCGGAAGTCTCGCCCCCTTCATCGCGGCGCTTGTGGTGCTGCTCATTGTCATCGCCTACGCGATCAGGATTTTGCGCGAATACGAGCGCGGCGTCGTCTTCACACTGGGCCGGTTCACCGGCGTCAAGGGACCGGGGCTGATCCTGCTCGTACCCATGGTTCAGCAAATGGTGCGGGTCGATCTCAGAACGCGAGTGCTCGATGTTCCGAGCCAGGACGTCATCTCCCACGACAACGTTTCGGTCCGCGTCAGCGCGGTCATTTATTTCCGGGTGATCGACGCGGAAAAATCGACGATCCAGGTCGAGGACTTCATGGCGGCGACGAGCCAGCTCGCCCAGACGACGTTGCGCTCGGTGCTCGGCAAGCACGACCTCGACGAGATGCTGGCCGAGCGCGACAGGCTCAACGAAGATATCCAGAAAATACTGGACGTTCAGACGGATGCCTGGGGGATCAAGGTCGCAACCGTCGAGATCAAGCATGTCGACATCAATGAATCGATGATCCGGGCAATCGCGCGCCAGGCGGAAGCGGAACGCGAGCGGCGGGCGAAGGTCATCAACGCCGAGGGCGAACAGCAGGCGGCGGCGAAATTGCTCGAAGCGGCGGAAATTCTCGCCCGGCAGCCGCAGGCCATGCAATTGCGCTATCTCAGCACGCTGAACGTGATCGCCGCTGAAAAGAGCTCGACGATCGTCTTTCCGTTCCCGATGGATCTGGCGAACATCCTCGCGACCAAGGCGGGCGGTTCTTCGCAATAA
- a CDS encoding NfeD family protein gives MSRILILLMTLISAFAFSAPSASGAERRAMVLHVNGAISPATAEYVTRGLERAKARGASLVILQMDTPGGLDTSMRDIIRAILDSPVPVASFVSPSGARAASAGTYILYASHIAAMAPGTNLGAATPIAIGGGLFGGDEEGDKDGSGEADRPSGAKQPTNAGEAKMINDAVAYIRGLAELRNRNADWAERAVREAASLSSSAAVREKVIDFTAATIGDLLKQAHGRTVRVGQADVRLDTAGLAVEDVLPDWRTRLLSVITDPNVALLLMIVGIYGLIFEFLTPGTVLPGTIGGISLLLGLYALAVLPVSYAGIGLIILGVGLLVAEAHAPSFGALGLGGAVALVLGAAILFDTDVPGLQVSWPVLGGVAIASLAFSALVARLAFISRRHKVVTGGEQMIGMSGTVDSWTGGTGYVIAHGERWRAVSGDPLAAGEDVTVIGRNGLTLKVARSAPQT, from the coding sequence ATGTCCCGAATCCTCATCCTGCTCATGACATTGATATCGGCGTTCGCGTTTTCTGCCCCGTCCGCTTCCGGAGCCGAGCGCCGGGCGATGGTCTTGCATGTGAACGGGGCGATCAGTCCGGCGACCGCAGAATATGTAACGCGCGGCCTTGAGCGGGCCAAGGCGCGTGGCGCCTCCCTCGTCATACTACAGATGGACACGCCCGGCGGCCTCGACACGTCGATGCGTGACATCATCCGCGCCATCCTTGATTCTCCTGTACCGGTCGCAAGTTTCGTGTCGCCGAGCGGGGCGAGGGCGGCGAGCGCCGGTACCTATATCCTCTATGCGAGCCATATCGCGGCGATGGCCCCGGGCACCAATCTCGGCGCCGCGACACCGATCGCCATTGGCGGCGGTCTGTTCGGCGGCGATGAGGAGGGCGACAAGGATGGTTCCGGCGAGGCCGACCGGCCGAGCGGCGCAAAGCAGCCGACCAATGCTGGCGAAGCAAAAATGATCAACGACGCGGTCGCCTATATCCGCGGCCTTGCCGAGCTACGCAACCGCAACGCCGACTGGGCGGAGCGCGCCGTGCGCGAGGCCGCGAGCCTTTCGTCGAGCGCTGCCGTTCGCGAAAAGGTTATCGATTTCACGGCCGCCACGATCGGCGATCTCCTGAAGCAGGCACATGGCCGCACGGTCCGTGTCGGCCAGGCCGATGTCCGCCTCGACACGGCGGGGCTCGCCGTCGAGGACGTTCTGCCGGATTGGCGGACCCGCCTCCTGTCTGTGATCACCGATCCGAATGTCGCCCTGCTTCTGATGATCGTCGGCATCTACGGGCTGATCTTCGAGTTTCTGACGCCGGGAACGGTCCTGCCCGGCACGATCGGCGGCATAAGCCTCCTCCTCGGTCTCTACGCACTCGCCGTGCTGCCGGTGAGCTACGCCGGCATCGGACTGATCATCCTTGGTGTGGGGCTGCTGGTGGCCGAGGCGCATGCGCCGTCGTTCGGGGCGCTTGGACTCGGCGGCGCGGTCGCGCTTGTGCTCGGCGCAGCGATCCTGTTCGACACGGATGTCCCGGGCCTGCAGGTCTCCTGGCCGGTGCTCGGCGGCGTCGCCATCGCAAGCCTTGCCTTCAGCGCTCTCGTTGCCCGGCTTGCCTTCATCTCGCGCAGGCACAAGGTCGTCACCGGTGGGGAGCAGATGATCGGCATGTCTGGCACAGTCGATAGCTGGACGGGCGGCACAGGCTACGTCATCGCCCACGGCGAACGCTGGAGAGCCGTCAGCGGCGATCCGCTCGCCGCGGGGGAAGACGTAACTGTCATAGGCCGCAACGGACTGACGCTGAAAGTCGCGCGCAGCGCGCCGCAAACCTAA
- a CDS encoding formylglycine-generating enzyme family protein — MAISAREQVWIEGGTFVMGSDRHYPEEAPAHPVKVDGFWIDVAPVTNRQFAEFVEATGYVTLAERPSDPKDYPGAPAHMLRAGSVVFDPPKRITSRDPSQWWSFKFGANWRRPYGGLSNLRGKLDHPVVQVAHADAKAYAAWVGQDLPTEAEWEFAAKGGFEGAEFAWGDELVPDGRFMANTWHGVFPTENLKPDGFERTSPVASFPPNGYGLYDMIGNVWEWTSDYWSSAHPAPAQKACCIPANPRGSGAEESFDPAQPQIRIARRVVKGGSHLCAPNYCRRYRPAARHAQEENSATTHIGFRCVRRP, encoded by the coding sequence ATGGCGATCTCTGCCCGCGAACAGGTCTGGATCGAAGGCGGCACCTTCGTCATGGGATCGGACCGTCACTATCCCGAAGAAGCTCCGGCGCATCCGGTGAAAGTGGATGGATTCTGGATCGACGTCGCGCCGGTTACCAACCGGCAGTTCGCGGAATTCGTCGAGGCGACCGGCTACGTGACGCTTGCCGAAAGGCCTTCCGACCCGAAGGACTATCCGGGCGCCCCGGCGCACATGCTGAGGGCCGGATCGGTCGTTTTCGATCCGCCGAAGCGGATAACCAGCCGCGACCCCTCGCAATGGTGGAGTTTCAAGTTCGGGGCGAACTGGCGCCGGCCCTACGGAGGCTTGAGCAATCTGCGCGGAAAACTCGACCACCCGGTTGTCCAGGTCGCCCATGCCGATGCCAAGGCCTATGCGGCCTGGGTGGGCCAGGATCTGCCGACCGAGGCCGAATGGGAGTTCGCCGCGAAGGGCGGCTTCGAAGGCGCGGAGTTTGCCTGGGGCGATGAACTTGTTCCGGACGGCCGGTTCATGGCCAATACCTGGCACGGCGTGTTTCCGACCGAAAATCTCAAGCCCGATGGCTTCGAGCGGACGTCGCCGGTCGCCAGCTTCCCGCCGAACGGCTACGGGCTCTACGACATGATCGGCAATGTCTGGGAATGGACGAGCGACTACTGGTCCTCCGCTCATCCGGCACCGGCGCAAAAGGCCTGCTGCATCCCCGCCAATCCGCGCGGAAGCGGTGCGGAAGAAAGCTTCGACCCCGCACAACCGCAGATCCGCATCGCCAGACGGGTGGTCAAGGGCGGATCGCATCTCTGCGCGCCGAACTATTGTCGGCGTTACCGGCCGGCGGCGCGCCACGCTCAGGAAGAGAACTCGGCGACGACCCATATCGGATTCCGTTGCGTCCGACGGCCGTAA
- a CDS encoding Gfo/Idh/MocA family protein → MMERNAIAVIGAGMIGAAHAFGYRTNLPRFENRIPGLRLATACDGNETLAGRLAATWGFEKTETDLNAVLADPEIGIVSVCLPNALHAEVTLAAIAAGKHVLCEKPLALNAEEALRIHRAATASPVVSATVFNYRRIPAVAAIRDIIAAGEIGDLVNLLVQYESEYAADPNLPHSWRYERSRAGAGALLDLGTHAIDTARFLCGEVSEVAGAVGTISVKERFLPAAAGIGHDKVALSPEKRPVDNDDVMSALLRFETGCQGMFLASRVAVGMGNTLSFSITGTKGALRYNSRLPAHYEIARFDGSGQSPFALVANNPALPYAELLPVPHDGVAIGYAEVFGFMINEFLEAIATNRPMRNGSTLDGLRAAQILDAIQLAADTGVPVKVSRAA, encoded by the coding sequence ATGATGGAACGGAACGCCATCGCCGTCATTGGTGCCGGCATGATCGGTGCCGCGCACGCGTTTGGCTACCGAACGAATCTGCCGCGCTTCGAGAACCGCATCCCCGGTCTTCGTCTTGCAACCGCCTGCGACGGCAACGAGACGCTCGCCGGCCGCCTCGCTGCGACCTGGGGCTTCGAAAAGACGGAAACCGACCTCAACGCGGTTCTCGCCGATCCTGAAATCGGCATTGTCAGTGTCTGCTTGCCGAACGCGCTTCATGCGGAGGTGACGCTGGCGGCGATCGCCGCCGGAAAGCACGTTCTCTGCGAGAAGCCGCTCGCGCTGAATGCCGAGGAGGCGCTGCGCATCCATCGCGCCGCGACGGCATCGCCGGTCGTCTCCGCAACGGTCTTCAACTACCGGCGCATTCCGGCCGTTGCGGCGATACGCGACATCATCGCCGCGGGAGAAATCGGCGACCTCGTCAACCTTCTGGTCCAGTACGAAAGCGAGTATGCCGCCGATCCCAACCTGCCGCACAGCTGGCGGTACGAGCGCAGCCGCGCCGGCGCTGGTGCGCTGCTCGATCTCGGCACCCATGCCATCGACACGGCTCGCTTTCTTTGCGGAGAAGTCTCCGAGGTCGCCGGCGCCGTCGGCACGATTTCCGTCAAGGAGCGCTTTCTGCCGGCCGCCGCCGGCATCGGCCACGACAAGGTTGCGCTCAGCCCCGAAAAGAGGCCGGTCGACAACGACGATGTCATGTCCGCCCTGCTTCGCTTCGAAACCGGCTGCCAGGGCATGTTTCTCGCGAGCCGGGTGGCGGTTGGTATGGGCAATACGCTTTCCTTCTCGATCACCGGGACGAAGGGTGCGCTGCGCTATAATTCCCGCCTGCCGGCCCATTACGAAATCGCGCGTTTCGACGGCAGCGGACAATCGCCCTTTGCGCTGGTCGCGAACAACCCGGCCCTTCCCTATGCCGAGTTGCTCCCCGTTCCCCATGACGGCGTGGCGATCGGCTACGCGGAAGTGTTCGGATTCATGATCAACGAGTTTCTCGAAGCGATCGCCACGAACCGTCCCATGCGGAACGGATCGACGCTCGACGGCCTGCGCGCCGCACAGATCCTCGACGCGATCCAGTTGGCTGCGGATACTGGTGTGCCGGTGAAGGTCTCGCGCGCCGCTTGA
- a CDS encoding sugar phosphate isomerase/epimerase family protein, with amino-acid sequence MKIGLNTDSLAALSLEACLDRVAELGFACVEFCLGGWSSAPHVDIAELLASGTARDRLLGMLRDRNLEISALNCSGNPLHPGESGAKDTKLAYDTLELATLLGVKRIVMMSGLPAGGPGDACPNWITSSWPPEAMAMLEWQWSERVIPFWKDYAAAAEKKGLRLCVEQHGRQAVYNVESFFRLRDAVGPTVGVNFDPSHLIWMGGDPVSAIHALGDCIYHVHGKDTRIEPRARIDGLLDPKHVVPVRGRSWNFVSLGHGTPVRGWLEILMALREVGYDDVISIENEDYALDADRAVAIAATTLRFCIEQLADET; translated from the coding sequence ATGAAAATCGGCCTGAACACCGACAGCCTCGCGGCGCTCTCGCTGGAAGCGTGCTTGGACCGCGTCGCCGAACTCGGGTTCGCCTGCGTCGAATTCTGCCTCGGCGGCTGGTCGAGCGCCCCGCATGTCGACATTGCCGAATTGCTTGCGAGCGGCACGGCCCGCGACCGGCTTCTCGGCATGCTGCGTGACCGCAATCTCGAAATCTCCGCGCTCAACTGTTCCGGAAATCCGCTGCATCCGGGCGAAAGCGGGGCGAAGGACACAAAGCTCGCCTATGACACGCTGGAACTCGCGACGCTGCTCGGCGTCAAACGCATCGTCATGATGTCCGGCCTGCCGGCCGGCGGCCCGGGCGATGCCTGCCCCAACTGGATTACCTCCTCCTGGCCGCCGGAAGCGATGGCGATGCTCGAATGGCAATGGTCTGAACGCGTCATCCCCTTCTGGAAGGATTATGCGGCCGCCGCAGAGAAAAAGGGGCTCCGCCTCTGCGTCGAGCAACATGGGCGCCAGGCCGTCTACAATGTCGAGAGCTTCTTTCGGTTGCGCGACGCCGTCGGCCCGACCGTCGGCGTCAATTTCGACCCGAGCCACCTGATCTGGATGGGCGGCGATCCGGTTTCGGCGATCCACGCGCTCGGCGACTGCATCTACCATGTTCACGGCAAGGATACGCGCATCGAGCCGCGGGCCCGCATCGACGGCCTGCTCGACCCGAAGCACGTGGTGCCGGTTCGCGGACGATCGTGGAATTTCGTCTCGCTCGGCCACGGCACGCCGGTTCGGGGGTGGCTGGAGATTCTCATGGCCCTCAGGGAGGTTGGCTATGACGATGTGATCAGCATCGAGAACGAGGACTATGCCCTCGATGCCGACAGGGCCGTCGCCATCGCCGCGACGACGCTGCGCTTCTGCATCGAGCAGCTTGCCGACGAAACCTGA
- a CDS encoding LacI family DNA-binding transcriptional regulator has product MTISLNDIAERAGVSVKTVSGALHGGSARMSDETRQRIKEIAEELGYVTNLAARSMRQGWMPLIGVVADELITSPFATEIIRGLDGAARASDMAVFAMTLGGGRDVASVIEEVRRFRPRAIAYAAMYHKTVSLPAELAGTVGVMINCREVNDRVTSLVPDEFGAAHEITSYLIEAGRLNIAFINLPGLLAGELREAGFRQAMTEAGLDGDGARMLPAVRRAIYSDRAHSLVLSHVTELMAGSEPPDAILCGNDRVAMEVYAALRRVGAQIPDDVAVASFDNQIDIASRLDPPLTTMALPHRAMGRLAADILLTADAVPGEVRRLPFQLVERSSV; this is encoded by the coding sequence GTGACGATCTCGTTGAACGACATTGCCGAGCGCGCGGGCGTTTCCGTCAAGACGGTTTCCGGCGCGCTCCACGGCGGCTCGGCGCGGATGTCGGACGAGACGCGCCAGCGCATCAAGGAGATTGCCGAGGAACTGGGTTACGTCACCAACCTCGCCGCCCGCAGCATGCGGCAGGGCTGGATGCCATTGATCGGCGTTGTCGCCGACGAACTAATCACCTCGCCCTTTGCGACCGAAATCATCCGCGGCCTCGATGGTGCGGCGCGCGCCTCGGACATGGCCGTCTTTGCGATGACGCTTGGCGGCGGCCGCGATGTCGCGTCGGTCATCGAGGAGGTGCGCCGCTTCCGCCCGCGGGCGATCGCCTACGCGGCCATGTATCACAAGACCGTTTCGCTTCCCGCCGAACTCGCCGGCACCGTCGGCGTGATGATCAATTGCCGCGAGGTGAACGACCGGGTGACATCGCTGGTGCCCGACGAATTCGGCGCAGCGCACGAGATCACGAGCTACCTGATCGAGGCCGGGCGCCTGAATATCGCCTTTATCAATCTGCCGGGCCTGCTCGCCGGGGAATTGCGCGAGGCGGGCTTCCGCCAGGCAATGACCGAAGCCGGGCTCGACGGCGACGGCGCCCGGATGCTGCCGGCGGTCCGCCGGGCGATCTACAGCGACAGGGCCCACAGCCTCGTCCTTTCGCATGTGACGGAACTGATGGCGGGATCCGAGCCGCCCGATGCCATTCTCTGCGGCAACGACCGTGTCGCAATGGAGGTCTATGCGGCGCTCCGACGTGTCGGCGCGCAAATCCCGGACGATGTCGCCGTCGCAAGTTTCGACAATCAGATCGATATCGCCTCCCGCCTTGATCCGCCCCTGACCACCATGGCCCTGCCGCATCGTGCCATGGGGCGACTCGCCGCAGACATCCTGCTTACCGCCGATGCCGTGCCAGGGGAGGTGCGAAGACTTCCATTCCAGCTGGTGGAGCGGTCATCCGTTTGA
- a CDS encoding ABC transporter substrate-binding protein, with translation MGKRLLSILMASAALGGVAEAKTVIHVMHQGDPGWVATYGEIAKRFEAANPDVDVELIYAPHDAYNEKFSAAVMSKQLPDVMELDAPFLANYVWSGYLQPIRPLVDKDVIGDMTESNIAQGTYPIDKDLYAVGLTDSSVVLYGNKKYLEAIGARIPKSVDDAWTREEFEGYLEKLSKLDGVKWPIDTFRGYGIKTEWITYAYGPILQSAGCDLIDRKTWKSVGTLDSDPCVEALTMMQKWVTNRWVVPQSSGTNQFFAEGHPAALALGGHWFYAEAAASMKDDIVVMPLPKFGPRGASPNGTWIWGITTASEHPDIAGKFVSFMLKDKLYRDYAREDSGYPGLKSFAADSPLYAAGGPMAVAFEQASKTAIARPPHPAYPAITSAFMGAVDEIFNGGDAKAALSKAAEKIDEDIEENDGYPPFDEQQ, from the coding sequence ATGGGTAAACGTTTACTTTCCATACTGATGGCGTCCGCCGCGCTCGGCGGCGTTGCCGAAGCAAAGACCGTCATCCACGTGATGCACCAGGGCGATCCTGGTTGGGTCGCGACCTATGGCGAGATCGCCAAGCGTTTCGAGGCCGCCAATCCGGATGTGGACGTCGAGCTGATCTATGCGCCGCACGACGCCTATAACGAGAAGTTCAGCGCCGCCGTCATGTCCAAGCAACTGCCGGACGTCATGGAGCTCGACGCGCCCTTCCTCGCCAACTACGTCTGGTCCGGTTACCTGCAGCCGATCAGGCCGCTGGTCGACAAGGACGTCATCGGCGACATGACCGAATCCAACATCGCGCAGGGCACCTATCCGATCGACAAGGACCTCTACGCCGTCGGCCTGACCGACTCCTCGGTCGTCCTTTACGGCAACAAGAAATACCTCGAAGCGATCGGCGCCCGCATCCCGAAATCGGTCGACGATGCGTGGACCCGCGAAGAGTTCGAGGGCTATCTCGAAAAGCTCTCGAAGCTTGACGGCGTCAAATGGCCGATCGATACCTTCCGCGGCTACGGCATCAAAACCGAATGGATCACCTATGCCTATGGCCCAATCCTGCAATCGGCAGGCTGCGACCTGATTGACCGAAAAACCTGGAAGTCTGTCGGAACGCTCGACAGCGATCCTTGCGTCGAGGCGCTGACGATGATGCAGAAATGGGTGACGAATCGATGGGTGGTGCCGCAATCCTCGGGCACCAACCAGTTCTTCGCCGAAGGGCACCCGGCCGCGCTCGCGCTCGGCGGCCACTGGTTCTATGCCGAGGCCGCAGCCTCGATGAAGGACGATATCGTCGTCATGCCGCTGCCGAAGTTCGGGCCGAGGGGCGCCAGCCCGAACGGCACCTGGATCTGGGGGATCACCACTGCCTCCGAGCATCCGGACATCGCCGGCAAGTTCGTCAGTTTCATGCTGAAGGACAAACTCTACCGCGACTATGCGAGGGAGGATTCCGGCTATCCGGGCCTCAAGAGTTTCGCCGCAGACTCTCCGCTCTACGCCGCCGGTGGTCCGATGGCGGTCGCCTTCGAGCAGGCGTCGAAGACCGCCATCGCGCGGCCGCCGCATCCGGCCTATCCGGCGATCACCTCGGCCTTCATGGGAGCCGTGGACGAAATCTTCAATGGTGGCGACGCCAAGGCCGCACTCTCCAAGGCGGCCGAGAAGATCGACGAGGATATCGAAGAAAACGACGGTTACCCGCCCTTTGACGAGCAGCAATAG
- a CDS encoding carbohydrate ABC transporter permease translates to MTLQQTAPPAVLARPVSRRDKGRLFQEIGMLAPAVILLTIFLVVPFLLSFWTAMTNQPLVPRPTPIRFVGFNNFLRIFRDELFWTSLWNVSRFTFWILPVQCGLAFATALLLHQKLPFRNLFRGLFFLPAITSMVVVCVIWGTLFQYPTGPFNQVIGFLSGGRIQPIDWLGDPNWAMFSIVLLSAWQAYGFQMIVYLAGLQGIPDELYDAARIDGANAFQRFWHVTMPGLRPTHVFVLVITTIQAFKLYTQVAILTQGGPKSSTETVVHYMVRSGFEEQKLGYASAVSVILFLIVLVIALLQRQLLRRFDV, encoded by the coding sequence ATGACCTTGCAACAAACGGCCCCGCCGGCCGTGTTGGCGCGTCCGGTTTCGCGCCGGGACAAAGGCCGGCTATTCCAGGAAATCGGCATGCTCGCGCCAGCGGTCATCCTGCTGACAATCTTCCTTGTCGTGCCGTTCCTCTTGTCGTTCTGGACGGCGATGACCAACCAGCCGCTGGTGCCACGGCCGACGCCGATCCGCTTTGTCGGCTTCAACAACTTCCTGCGCATCTTCCGGGACGAGCTCTTCTGGACCTCGCTCTGGAACGTCTCGCGCTTCACCTTCTGGATCCTGCCGGTGCAATGCGGCCTCGCCTTTGCGACTGCATTGCTGCTTCACCAGAAGCTGCCGTTCCGCAATCTTTTTCGCGGTCTCTTCTTCCTGCCCGCGATCACCTCGATGGTCGTCGTCTGCGTGATCTGGGGAACGCTCTTTCAATATCCGACCGGTCCATTCAACCAGGTGATCGGTTTTCTCTCGGGCGGCCGCATCCAGCCGATCGACTGGCTCGGCGATCCGAACTGGGCGATGTTCTCGATCGTGCTTCTGTCGGCCTGGCAGGCCTACGGCTTCCAGATGATCGTCTATCTTGCCGGTCTCCAGGGCATTCCGGACGAGCTCTATGATGCAGCGAGGATCGACGGCGCCAACGCGTTCCAGCGCTTCTGGCACGTGACCATGCCGGGTTTGAGGCCGACCCATGTCTTCGTGCTGGTCATCACCACCATCCAGGCCTTCAAGCTCTACACCCAGGTCGCGATCCTGACCCAAGGCGGCCCGAAAAGCAGCACAGAGACCGTGGTCCACTACATGGTGCGCTCCGGTTTCGAGGAGCAGAAGCTCGGCTACGCTTCGGCCGTTTCGGTCATCCTCTTCCTGATCGTTCTCGTCATCGCGCTCCTGCAGCGTCAACTCCTGAGGCGTTTCGATGTCTGA
- a CDS encoding carbohydrate ABC transporter permease, giving the protein MSDLAIPTLQAKVKSERSALGSLRMVQTASILVIALLIVSPLFMLLIASLKDDRFQILADMGSFRAFWVSSPTLSNFAEIGNLSGELAFGRYLVNSLVILALTVGAGLIVNSMAGFVLAWGSLRGRALILSLVIALYVIPQESIIMPLVIMVSRAGMTDTFAVQIVPWVASPLYIFLFYQFFAQLPKELFEAAEIDGASVFRIYRSIFLPLSLPALATVSILMGIESWNQYLWPILVTQTDYARPIAVAIATFFGQDSIYWDRAMAASVLMMIPILALYLAFQRWFVSSFVGSAVKG; this is encoded by the coding sequence ATGTCTGATCTCGCAATCCCCACCCTGCAGGCGAAGGTCAAGAGCGAGCGTTCCGCGCTCGGTTCGCTGCGCATGGTCCAGACGGCCTCGATCCTCGTCATCGCGCTCCTTATCGTGTCGCCGCTGTTCATGCTCCTGATCGCCAGTCTCAAAGACGACCGCTTCCAGATTCTGGCCGACATGGGAAGTTTCAGGGCCTTCTGGGTTTCGAGCCCGACGCTTTCGAATTTCGCGGAAATCGGCAACCTCTCCGGCGAACTCGCCTTCGGCCGCTATCTCGTGAACTCGCTGGTCATCCTCGCACTCACGGTCGGCGCCGGCCTGATCGTCAACTCCATGGCCGGCTTCGTGCTGGCCTGGGGTTCGCTGCGCGGACGGGCACTGATCCTTTCGCTGGTCATCGCGCTCTACGTGATCCCGCAGGAGAGCATCATCATGCCGCTCGTCATCATGGTGTCGCGGGCCGGCATGACCGACACCTTCGCCGTGCAGATCGTGCCCTGGGTCGCGAGCCCTCTCTACATCTTCCTGTTCTACCAGTTCTTCGCCCAGCTCCCGAAGGAGCTCTTCGAAGCGGCTGAGATCGACGGCGCCTCGGTGTTCCGCATCTATCGCTCGATCTTCCTGCCCTTGAGCCTGCCGGCGCTCGCGACCGTCTCGATCCTGATGGGGATCGAGAGCTGGAACCAGTATCTCTGGCCGATCCTGGTGACGCAGACCGACTATGCCCGGCCGATCGCCGTCGCCATCGCCACGTTCTTCGGTCAGGATAGCATCTATTGGGATCGCGCGATGGCCGCCTCCGTCCTGATGATGATCCCGATCCTCGCCCTCTATCTCGCCTTCCAGCGCTGGTTCGTAAGTTCCTTTGTTGGCTCCGCCGTGAAAGGTTGA